GTCTGAACTAGACCCACTGTCTGAAGAAGCGTCTCCATTAAGTCTAACTTCCGAATTCTCTCTGTTTTCACTCACTTCATTTTTGGAGTTTGTCCGTTTGTTCTCCTGTTCTTGGTTGTCTTGTGCGGACTttgcttttttcttttttttgttggttttgCACTGCTCTTGGTTTTCTTTTGATGTTTGCTTCATTGTATTGGCGTTGTTTTTGTTGTTATTCGATTGGTCTTTCGATAGCGAGGTTAGATTCACCCAGTTATTTGAAACAGGAACTTTTATGCTAGACGTCTTTTTGTTTTGCTTACCTAAAGTTGATATTAGTTTATTAGTTTGACATTTTAATTTAGACAGAAAGTTTTAAATCGACAAAAGGAACTGGAATGAAAGGATGAATTAATTCAGTTTCCTCTCCCGATATAAAACTTTCAGAGTGGCTTTTCgaaacaataaatatttcaattaacCTTTTTGGAGATCAGGAAATTGACTCAGATCTTTAGGAGGCAGTTGAGGGGCAGGGGCCACTTTGTTGGGTTTTTCTGATTTCTTGGACTTCACCTGAACCCACTGCGGTTGACTGACAGCTTTCTTGCTGGATCCCCCTAGAGCAGGAAAATCTTCGATGGATCTCTGATTTTTCGTACCTTGCGAACTCGATGCAGTTGTCGTGGTGATCTGCGTGTGGATGCTTCCGTTGGACTTGTGATTGACTTGGATGGACACCTTGGGAGCTTTGGAGTCTTGATTACTGCAAAGATTATCAATGTAAGTTTCAAAAAAGGATGAATTAAAAGATAATGACTGAGATGACTGGAATTGATATAAATTCTAACTTGAATTCAGTTCTTTTCTTACTTGTGTACGCTGAGTAAAACAGTGCTCTCTCTAGACGTCGAAGGTTTCCCTAAGGAGGGAAACTGGTTTTGTTTCCTGCTTATGCTTACTTCTGAATTGCTGCTTGCAGTTATCGTAACTCCAGATGTTGGTCTATTTGACCTATTTCCTGAAAATGATTTGATTATATTTATGAGTTTCAAGGTAAGTTCCATTTTCCTCTAATCTCACCTAAGCTAGGAAAATCATTCATGTTTATCTTCGAGCTGTTCTTTTGGGCAAAACTGGTAGTATGTCTAAATTGAGGGGCGGAGGAGCTCGACGAGCCTGCCAAGGCTGGAAAATCCATCGGCGTTAGGGCGTTGTGAAAGATACGATCTTGACCGCCCCCTGGAACTCCAGGTTCATGACCTACAGCTCCTTCTTCTACTAATCTGACgattaaagaaaaaaacatcTTAGCTGGCAGATCCATATCTGTAGATATTTTTCATGGGTAGATAAACTTTGTCAGCATATGCAActcatcaaaatgaaaaaacacaTAATTTAGCATAACCGGTAAAAGAAAAACACTAAATACAAAAAGTCGGCAAAAAATCCCTCTGAAGATATCTCATCTATAACCATCATCAAGGCCATCATGCAATCTCATTGTTTTGTCCCATcaaaataattcatgaaatcctttggaatccaaaaaaaataactcgaaaGATGTGAAAACGACACTTCATCATTGGTCCTTCGCaagttttaaaatatttctGTTCATAattactcaaaatgaaaaacttCAGTAAGCAAAGGCATTAaggctgattcatgctagaccgtgtcgggCCCGGGCCGGGACCCGGACGGGACACGGTAAAAGAATTATATGAGAAATTTCAATTGACCCATCCGCACTACACCGGTTGGGACACGTGCCGTGCCCGTGTTTTCAGAGAGGCGACCCAGTTGCAACGGCCCGGAGTCGGTCCCGGCCCGGACCCGACACGGTTTAGCATGAATCAGCCTTTAGTCGGCGATGTATGCTGTAACGAGTTTCCTTTCTAGCAGTGAAAATTCGAACTACACCTACAACATTCCATGTTGAATGTTTTTGAAGTCGAAATTCTCCAAATTTCCAATATATATCACTGATAAATACATATTTTGATGTTAATTTGACTGCCTCCAATGTATCACATGATTCATTTTATAGATTAGTTAGTTACAAACTAACCTGTTCTCCCTGTTTTGATCACCATGGTTTTTCCTACTAGATGAACTTCTTGGTGCTAAGGTAAAAGCTAATTCCAAGGTCCTAACTTGTTTTGATGCAGTTTTCCCGAGATGTCTACCATGAAATGCAGCAATATGGGCTAAAAATGTTTGATAACAACAAAAGGGGAAAGACTCGTTATCATATTAAATCTATTTGTATCAGGAATAATCCTGTAATCAATTGAAAACTTACCTTTCAAATCAATCTCAGTCCTGTATGCCGATGCTAAAGGAACTATTTTACATTCACCCTCTTCACAAAAGTAATGTTCTTCTTTGAAGTGTTTCTGTAAATCAGGGATGTTCTTATAATAGAGGTGTCTACCATCAGCATCACAGAAATGACAGAACAAATGAATTCTCCTCATGTGGCGGTATAGTTCGTCGCTATCCATGAAACGAGTGTCACAAAATTCACACAGAGGATGCCCACTgaagataaaaatgaaataatgagATTGAAAAAACTGTTGTTGAAACAATTTCCATAACTTACCGATGAGAGGTATTATCAGGATCTCCTTTTCTACGATGCATTCCCAGCTCTTGTCGGGTATAGTGCCTTCGTTCAGAAGAGAATATTCTGACATTCTCGATACAAATGTCGCAATAGAAGAGTTCGTGTTCCCTTCTCATATGATCCTTCAACTGGTTGAAGGTCCTGAAAGGCCAAGATTGGTCTATGGGACATACTGAACATCTATGCTCCAGAATTCTATTGTACTCCTTCTTGATCTCGTTTGTAGCGAATATCAAACCGTATTTGGGATCCTGCTGACTAGTTTTAAAGTATTTTCCGAAAAGAGTAGTAAACGACTGGATCTCTTTAGTGAAAATAACCTGGAACAACCAAATTACATAATATGACAAAACATCAATTTACACGGAAAAAACAACAACCGATGGTTCCACGGTTTGGTAATCACCTTGGGCATTTCACCCCTGCATATTGGGCACTCATTCTGTCTGCAAAGTACCCTCATCCTAGTAGAACATTCGAAACATACTGCATGATCACATATGCCCACTGAATATATGTCGACATTTTTGAAGCAAAGGACGCACAAATTTTCGTTATCACATGAATTTCGGGTGTTTGACGAAGACATTTTTTTCGGGATTGTAACTCAGATTGATGGAAATTGCTCAgtttgaaaataaatcacacATAACCTTTTTCTGTCAGTTTGGAGTTTGGTGGAAAGACAGAAAGACATTAAAGTCTACGCAGATTCTTTAcgtcaaaaaaatttataccaCGTCTAGTGTAACGAAATGTGTCCGCAAGAAACAGCCAATGGCCAGGTGGCGCCAGAGATTACTCTAATCCAGAGGTTtgtccacagattacagagtaggtCTCTGTATGGGGTTGTCTCTGTCCAGAGACTCTGCTATAATCTTTGGCGCTGTGAAGCAATAAAGGAGATAAGGATAGAAGACAGAGACAACCTGTTGTCTCTGATAGAAGATGTATTCAAAGCGTAGATATCTACGATTTAAAGATTAttgagtaaccgctctggtaactttcggttaccaaatgtcattgaactctatgggaactcccatagagttcaatgccaaATGTGCGTATGGTCCGTAGGCTTCTATATCTCTGTCCGTAGGTTAGAAACCACTGTTGGATCTGTGTTCTGTGTTAAAAACACTCaatgcgtatggtccgtatatacaagttaccagagcggttactctagtgacagatattgaaccgaattgtcaggaattcgacatatacggaccgcccacttactaaccagaagaaaccaaagtgtatatacggaccacagccaatgtattcgggttcggctttctgacagtccgaaaattgttctaggactgcgcaaaactgttgcgccctagtattaaatcctctgcgcagttctagaaccattctcggactgtccaaaagccgaacccgaatacagcttctATGTCTATGATCAGTGACAGTTGACAGTGACAATTCTGTCAGTTGTCTCTGGCTGGCATAGATCCAACAGGCGCAGAGAAATAAACATTGGCTGTGTTTCGCTCTTCGTTGTCCCGTCTGCCCAGTGTCTCCGTATTTCCCTTTGTCCACTTTAACGTTCGTTAACATTGGATTTATGAGTTAAATAAACCGGAGACTGAAGAGATAACGGAGCTAATTGTAATCGTCAGTGGAGAATTAACATTTGTTATAGTGTCGTTCATTGCATTGGCCCTATCAGTATTTGTTTTTGTTGTCAGAGTTAAGTGACATGGGCAGAGCCAGTGGATGAATGTTGAATTGGGGTGAGTTCTGAGAAATTTGTCCGGAAGTTTGCGAAAAGACCTGGTTGAATAATTGGGGTGTGTTTTCCAAATGGAAATCCgcgttcattaaaaaaaaacaatgatatTCAAATGTCGTCTAAAATTAGAGATGGTCTTTCAGATAGGAGTCAAATCTCTTTTTCGTGAAATACCTACTATGAAGggaattcaaaaaataaattaccGACTTAAACTTCTACCAAGTAAATATGTGTTGTGCATTTCACAACGCCCTTCGCGCAGTACAGATTTCTGTCCAGAATTCTCAATAGAGTTGTTAGGATTGTACAAGAGATTGTAAGGGGAACAATCGAATGCCGAATGGAAAACATAATTCCCGAGATAATTCCACTTTCAAGTTGGTTCTGGgactttttcaaaattaatatagTGAGGAAAAGGGGATTTGTGTTTTTTCAGATAAGCATATTATTTCCATTATTTGTTATACTTCCTAAGGGGGGAATTGAGATATGAATCTAAAGGATAATTCGATTTTATAAACAATCCTCGAAACAATGTTGATAATTTAGAATCATTATTCATTAATCATTTATGAACAAAAAGAAGAGGACTCGGAAGAGGATTTCCAAGAAATCTCCTCAAGATCTCTGTTGGATTTATTTTTGATTTGCTCCAAATACGCAGtttttatatatacatatatatatatatatatatattttagaaATCTACCTATATATATTTCttgtttttgttttcgaatATATGTATTCTTTCCACTGCTGGCTATATACACTATTCGATTATTATATTGGAAGTAGCCACTTGTGAGGACATTCAAATTAACTTAATGCACATTAATACAGAGTGCAAAGTTCAAATGGCACTGTGAATCGCATTCCAGATAGTTCTTCATAAGGGATATACAGAGATATCTCTGTATATCACTATGACCTAGAGTCATTCATTTATTCTAGATGGACAGAGAGTGAACGGAAATGGTGCCTTATAATTGGGATTTGAATAACGAAAAATATCGAAAGCCTTCACGCTCTGTTGCATCTTTAAATCTGTGCGATTTGTGTTCGATTCGTTGTTcagattttgaatttcaatcaatAGGTACGATCAATTCGTTTAGAAGGCTCAAAATCAggcaatgaaatctgaaaaaaattgaacgatgCCGTCCCGTGTAGGTGTGTTTAAATACTTCAAATGGCGATTGAATACTTATCTCTCCAAAGATGCCACATATAAATGGATTCTGCAATATCAAAGGCGACGAAGACTCTTTCGTTAAATTATGGCCAGTTGGCCAATGCTCATTAGCATTGAATCCCCGAACCGTCGGTATAGTGTAGTCTTATCTATAGCTCTTTCTGGGAACCGTATACTTTCTTCGATTTGCGAGTTGAAAAGAAACCCCTTATGTGAACAATCTGATGAGGATCTATTGTACCAGAGAAGAATGATATTTCGATATGTGCGAGATAAGTGTGGGGTAATTATGCATATTCGGGCTTacgttttttcaataatatgttGCATTACTGCAAGGAGAAAGCGAAACTTTATTACAAGTTAGGTTCGGAAATCGAGAATATCATATGTCTGGTATTCTGGTCATTCCGTTCTATAGCGACCTACAATTTTATTCTTTCCCGTTCTCTAGAATTTTTCAGTACTTATGTCCTTCTTTGGACGTGAATCTGCCGGTAATCTAGTTCGATTGAAGGGGGTCCATTTACCTAATGTTCTGTTTGCTGTTCTGTAGAATATTCAAGAcaacatgtacagggtgggcaaatttcgatgttttagcactacagttttctggtttcgaggaaaattgagatatttgaatttttttttcggtgaatatattctattcacaatgc
This genomic stretch from Coccinella septempunctata chromosome 7, icCocSept1.1, whole genome shotgun sequence harbors:
- the LOC123317125 gene encoding E3 ubiquitin-protein ligase ZNF598, with the protein product MSSSNTRNSCDNENLCVLCFKNVDIYSVGICDHAVCFECSTRMRVLCRQNECPICRGEMPKVIFTKEIQSFTTLFGKYFKTSQQDPKYGLIFATNEIKKEYNRILEHRCSVCPIDQSWPFRTFNQLKDHMRREHELFYCDICIENVRIFSSERRHYTRQELGMHRRKGDPDNTSHRGHPLCEFCDTRFMDSDELYRHMRRIHLFCHFCDADGRHLYYKNIPDLQKHFKEEHYFCEEGECKIVPLASAYRTEIDLKAHIAAFHGRHLGKTASKQVRTLELAFTLAPRSSSSRKNHGDQNRENRLVEEGAVGHEPGVPGGGQDRIFHNALTPMDFPALAGSSSSSAPQFRHTTSFAQKNSSKINMNDFPSLGNRSNRPTSGVTITASSNSEVSISRKQNQFPSLGKPSTSRESTVLLSVHNNQDSKAPKVSIQVNHKSNGSIHTQITTTTASSSQGTKNQRSIEDFPALGGSSKKAVSQPQWVQVKSKKSEKPNKVAPAPQLPPKDLSQFPDLQKGKQNKKTSSIKVPVSNNWVNLTSLSKDQSNNNKNNANTMKQTSKENQEQCKTNKKKKKAKSAQDNQEQENKRTNSKNEVSENRENSEVRLNGDASSDSGSSSDSQKEVKKPPPGFKLPPPPGFGNRFSDFPSLGVPNDLTFTTSSGQSFSIVSKPNNYKQPMNAVVRNQNIVKKLRMVSGEEVVQEFKNRSVQFHNGQLSGQKFYDYCKTVFGPNFEDFFPEMLVLLPDIEKQQELYGILAGKAKKNLLVCENCRQVIFKKELTDHYKYHTFENQFTSRMTSKVNNENSWNK